In Drosophila willistoni isolate 14030-0811.24 unplaced genomic scaffold, UCI_dwil_1.1 Seg220, whole genome shotgun sequence, the following proteins share a genomic window:
- the LOC124461163 gene encoding uncharacterized protein LOC124461163, producing MFVKFDLVKGPLVTKLPISATVYELKAELQSLLNIEPETLEISASDWRIRQPSTIDCKRGIKRKAQGHEITIETKRIKYVLESSEESLENHSYGDMQEACDMGGCGIKSRPRPVKHEIEMEPDVINGQRPSYVNILPENRPFVVVISSSECEKNFCDLLEEFFGIFKDFRNVRCLDFNEVTPDTEYNGRQYIAAANEDTMDWVAGNVCSMETYQATSLIDFLHLTPARVTWPKVEKCFQAIFELLEQQNADITTEKWAVVSRKDAAPIVTDICPNEQLEIWMDAESVDIIKERCNSLKFCFWIIKFEFCN from the exons cCATTGGTTACGAAGCTCCCAATCTCAGCTACCGTATACGAGCTAAAGGCTGAGCTTCAGAGCCTTCTCAATATTGAGCCGGAAACATTGGAGATTTCTGCATCTGAT TGGCGGATCCGCCAGCCATCCACTATTGATTGCAAGCGAGgtattaaacgaaaagcccaAGGACATGAAATAACCATAGAGACTAAACG GATCAAATATGTTCTCGAATCCAGTGAGGAGAGTCTAGAAAACCACTCGTATGGAGATATGCAGGAGGCATGCGATATGGGAGGCTGCGGAATAAAGTCCCGACCACGCCCGGTTAAACATGAAATCGAAATGGAACCTGATgttataaatggtcagcggcCTTCGTACGTTAACATTCTCCCAGAGAACAGGCCGTTTGTCGTGGTTATATCTTCCTCAGAatgtgagaaaaacttttgcgacctgttggaagagttctttggaatttttaaggatttcaGAAATGTTCGCTGTTTGGATTTCAATGAGGTGACTCCAGACACTGAGTACAATGGGCGGCAGTACATTGCAGCGGCCAATGAGGATACGATGGACTGGGTGGCGGGCAACGTTTGCTCCATGGAGACATATCAGGCCACCAGTCTCATAGACTTCCTACACCTGACACCGGCCAGAGTTACATGGCCAAAGGTCGAGAAGTGTTTCCAAGCAATTTTCGAGCTTCTGGAACAGCAGAATGCTGATATTACGACGGAGAAGTGGGCCGTGGTGAGCCGCAAAGATGCAGCCCCCATAGTGACAGATATTTGTCCAAATGAACAGCTTGAGATCTGGATGGATGCAGAGAGTGTGGACATCATCAAGGAAAGATGCAACAgcctcaaattttgtttttggattatcaaatttgagttttgcAATTAG